In Bombyx mori chromosome 11, ASM3026992v2, one genomic interval encodes:
- the Rab-10 gene encoding small GTP-binding protein Rab10 — MAKKTYDLLFKLLLIGDSGVGKTCILFRFSDNHFTTTFISTIGIDFKIKTVELRGKKIKLQIWDTAGQERFHTITTSYYRGAMGIMLVYDITNEKTFDDIVKWLRNIDEHANEDVEKMILGNKCDMEEKRVVSKERGEAIAREHGIRFMETSAKANINIDRAFSELAEAILDKTAGREADADHSRIAVERRPSRAPPSRACCT, encoded by the exons atggCCAAAAAAACATACGACTTGTTATTCAAACTGCTTCTCATCGGTGACTCCGGAGTTGGAAAAACGTGCATATTGTTTAGGTTCTCAGATAACCACTTCACAACGACTTTTATTTCGACGATAG gtaTCGACTTCAAAATAAAGACAGTGGAATTAAGGGGTAAGAAAATAAAGCTCCAGATATGGGACACTGCTGGGCAGGAGCGTTTCCACACCATCACGACGTCGTATTACCGCGGCGCTATGGGCATCATGCTCGTATACGACataacaaatgaaaaaacattTGATGATATCGTTAAATGGTTACGAAATATAGACGAG CATGCAAACGAGGATGTGGAAAAGATGATACTTGGCAATAAATGTGATATGGAGGAGAAACGTGTTGTCAGCAAGGAGcgcggtgaagca ATAGCCCGCGAGCACGGCATCCGCTTCATGGAGACGTCGGCTAAAGCGAACATAAATATAGACAGAGCTTTCTCGGAACTAGCGGAGGCTATACTCGACAAGACGGCGGGGCGCGAGGCAGACGCCGACCACTCCCGCATCGCGGTCGAGCGCCGCCCCTCCCGCGCCCCGCCCTCGCGCGCCTGCTGCACATAG